In Streptococcus dysgalactiae subsp. dysgalactiae, the following are encoded in one genomic region:
- a CDS encoding ClC family H(+)/Cl(-) exchange transporter, translating into MENHKNEFTFSNKSIIAYVWRGIIVGVVAGVVVSLFRLVIEKMAEAVVESYHAAHENPLLLVPIVGISLLAVIFVGFLVKSDPDIKGSGIPHVEGELKGLLSPNCWSILWKKFLGGTLAISMGFMLGREGPSIQLGAMSAKGFAKLIKSSRLEKRVLIASGSAAGLSAAFNAPIAGLLFVVEEIYHHFSRLIWITALVASLVANFISLNIFGLKPVLGMPKAMPFLGLNQYWLLLLLGLFLGGLGYLYEVVILDFYKLYGVLGRWLHLPAYFYGIILVVMILPIGYYLPQLLGGGHSLILALSHHQLPLLTILLYFLIRFIVSMFSYGSGLPGGIFLPILTLGALAGLLFGQTALQLGLLNQRFLPLFLVLGMAGYFAAISKAPLTGMILVTEMVGDLKPLMAIAVVTFVSYLVMDLLNGQPIYEAMLDKMAIKHPTDLVEPTLIELTVGDKISGKYVRDLKLPDNVLITTQIHNKKSQVVSGSTRLLAGATIFLVVNEADTGFVREVLM; encoded by the coding sequence ATGGAAAATCACAAAAATGAATTTACCTTTTCAAACAAGTCCATTATTGCCTATGTTTGGCGTGGTATTATTGTTGGCGTTGTAGCTGGAGTTGTGGTTAGTCTATTTCGATTGGTTATTGAAAAGATGGCTGAAGCGGTTGTTGAATCCTATCATGCCGCTCATGAGAATCCCCTTTTATTAGTTCCTATCGTTGGTATCAGCTTATTAGCTGTTATTTTTGTCGGCTTTTTAGTTAAGTCTGATCCTGATATCAAAGGTTCTGGAATTCCTCATGTCGAAGGAGAGCTTAAAGGTCTTCTGTCGCCAAATTGCTGGAGTATTCTTTGGAAAAAATTTTTAGGAGGAACATTAGCCATTTCTATGGGCTTTATGCTTGGTCGTGAAGGTCCCTCTATTCAACTTGGTGCCATGTCAGCAAAGGGATTTGCTAAACTCATCAAATCCAGCCGTTTGGAAAAACGAGTTCTGATTGCCAGCGGATCAGCAGCAGGTCTATCAGCTGCTTTCAATGCCCCGATTGCAGGACTTTTATTTGTTGTTGAGGAGATTTACCATCATTTTTCTCGCCTAATCTGGATTACAGCATTAGTCGCAAGCTTGGTCGCTAACTTTATTTCCTTAAATATTTTTGGTCTCAAACCAGTTCTTGGTATGCCGAAAGCCATGCCTTTTTTAGGGCTCAACCAATATTGGTTATTACTATTGTTAGGGCTCTTTCTTGGTGGCTTAGGTTACCTCTACGAAGTAGTCATTCTTGATTTTTACAAACTTTACGGTGTTTTAGGGAGATGGCTGCATTTGCCAGCTTATTTTTATGGGATTATTCTGGTGGTTATGATATTACCGATTGGTTATTACTTGCCACAATTATTAGGTGGGGGACATAGTTTAATTCTTGCCTTATCCCATCATCAACTCCCCTTACTCACCATTCTCCTTTATTTCCTTATTCGCTTTATCGTTAGCATGTTTAGCTATGGCAGCGGTCTACCTGGTGGCATTTTCTTACCTATTCTAACGCTCGGTGCTCTGGCAGGGTTGTTATTTGGGCAAACAGCTCTGCAATTAGGATTACTCAACCAGCGCTTTCTACCTCTTTTCTTGGTTTTAGGCATGGCAGGCTATTTTGCGGCTATCTCCAAGGCACCCCTGACGGGGATGATTTTGGTGACTGAAATGGTTGGAGATTTGAAGCCATTGATGGCTATAGCGGTAGTGACTTTTGTTTCCTATTTGGTAATGGACTTATTAAATGGACAACCCATTTATGAAGCAATGCTTGATAAAATGGCCATTAAACATCCTACTGACTTAGTAGAGCCAACTTTGATAGAATTAACGGTCGGAGACAAGATTTCAGGAAAGTATGTCAGAGACTTAAAACTACCTGACAATGTCCTAATCACGACACAAATTCACAATAAAAAATCACAAGTGGTTTCAGGCAGCACGCGCCTCTTAGCCGGTGCCACCATTTTCTTAGTTGTTAATGAAGCTGACACAGGATTTGTGAGAGAAGTATTGATGTAG
- a CDS encoding ABC transporter substrate-binding protein, whose product MRKLYSFLAGVLGVIVILTSLSFILQKNSGSGSQSDKLVIYNWGDYIDPALLKKFTKETGIEVQYETFDSNEAMYTKIKQGGTTYDIAVPSDYTIDKMIKENLLIKLDKSKLVGMEHIGKEFLGKSFDPHNDYSLPYFWGTVGIVYNDQLVDKAPMHWEDLWRPEYKNSIMLIDGAREILGVGLTTFGYSVNSKNREHLEAAERKLQQLTPNVKAIVADEMKGYMIQGDAAIGITFSGEASEMLDSNEHLHYIVPSEGSNLWFDNLVLPKTMKHEKEAYAFLNFINRPENAAQNAEYIGYATPNKKAKALLPEEIKNDPAFYPTDDIVKKLEVYDNLGSRWLGIYNDLYLQFKMYRK is encoded by the coding sequence ATGCGTAAACTTTATTCTTTTTTGGCAGGAGTTTTGGGCGTTATTGTTATTTTAACAAGTCTTTCCTTTATCTTGCAGAAAAACTCTGGCTCTGGTAGTCAATCAGACAAATTAGTTATTTATAACTGGGGAGATTACATTGACCCAGCTCTGCTAAAGAAATTTACTAAAGAGACAGGTATTGAAGTACAATATGAGACTTTCGATTCCAATGAAGCCATGTACACCAAAATTAAACAAGGTGGAACCACTTATGATATTGCTGTTCCTAGTGACTACACCATTGATAAGATGATCAAAGAAAATCTTCTGATCAAACTGGATAAATCAAAATTGGTTGGCATGGAGCACATTGGTAAAGAATTTTTAGGAAAAAGCTTTGATCCTCATAATGATTATTCCTTACCTTATTTTTGGGGAACAGTAGGGATTGTCTATAATGATCAGCTAGTGGATAAAGCGCCTATGCACTGGGAAGATCTGTGGCGTCCCGAATATAAAAATAGCATCATGCTTATTGATGGAGCGCGCGAAATATTGGGCGTTGGATTGACCACCTTTGGTTACAGTGTTAACTCAAAAAATCGAGAGCACTTAGAAGCTGCAGAACGTAAACTTCAACAGCTAACGCCAAATGTCAAAGCTATTGTGGCTGACGAAATGAAAGGATACATGATTCAAGGAGATGCTGCGATTGGCATAACCTTTTCCGGAGAGGCTAGTGAAATGTTAGACAGTAATGAACACCTTCACTATATTGTTCCTTCGGAAGGGTCCAATCTCTGGTTCGATAATTTGGTGCTTCCAAAAACCATGAAACACGAAAAAGAAGCGTATGCCTTTTTGAATTTTATCAATCGTCCTGAAAATGCAGCGCAAAATGCTGAATATATTGGTTATGCAACACCAAACAAAAAAGCTAAGGCTTTGCTTCCAGAGGAGATTAAAAACGATCCTGCCTTTTACCCAACTGACGATATCGTCAAAAAATTGGAAGTCTATGATAATTTAGGCTCAAGATGGTTAGGTATCTATAACGACCTTTATCTCCAATTCAAAATGTATCGCAAATAA
- a CDS encoding ABC transporter ATP-binding protein, giving the protein MTKPIITFNNVSKTFEDSGTQVLKNINFDLEEGKFYTLLGASGSGKSTILNIMAGLLDATSGDIYLDGERINDLPINKRDIHTVFQNYALFPHMTVFENVAFALKLKKVDKKELAKRVKETLKMVQLEGYENRSIQKLSGGQRQRVAIARAIINQPRVVLLDEPLSALDLKLRTEMQYELRELQQRLGITFVFVTHDQEEALAMSDWIFVMNEGEIVQSGTPVDIYDEPINHFVANFIGESNIINGTMIEDYLVSFNGKTFESVDGGMRPNEAVEVVIRPEDLQITLPEEGKLQVKVDTQLFRGVHYEIIAYDDLGNEWMIHSTCKAIEGEVIGLDFTPEDIHIMRLNETEEEFDARIEEYVEMDEPEDGLINAIEEERNEENL; this is encoded by the coding sequence TTGACTAAGCCAATTATCACATTTAACAATGTTTCAAAAACATTTGAGGACAGTGGAACACAGGTCCTAAAGAATATTAATTTTGACCTTGAAGAAGGAAAGTTTTACACCTTATTAGGTGCCTCAGGCTCTGGAAAATCAACCATTTTGAACATTATGGCTGGTCTTTTGGACGCTACCAGCGGGGATATTTACTTGGATGGCGAACGTATTAATGATTTACCGATTAATAAACGTGATATTCATACTGTTTTCCAGAATTATGCTCTTTTCCCTCATATGACTGTTTTTGAGAATGTTGCCTTTGCTTTGAAGCTGAAAAAAGTGGACAAGAAAGAGCTTGCTAAGCGCGTGAAAGAAACCTTGAAAATGGTTCAGTTGGAAGGCTATGAAAATCGTTCCATTCAAAAGTTATCCGGTGGTCAACGTCAACGTGTGGCCATTGCGCGTGCGATTATCAATCAACCTCGTGTGGTCTTGCTTGACGAGCCACTTTCAGCTCTTGATTTAAAACTCAGAACGGAAATGCAGTATGAATTGCGTGAATTGCAACAGCGTCTAGGCATCACATTTGTCTTTGTTACTCACGATCAAGAAGAAGCCTTGGCCATGAGTGATTGGATTTTTGTGATGAATGAAGGGGAAATTGTTCAGTCAGGAACGCCAGTAGATATTTATGATGAACCCATCAATCATTTTGTTGCCAATTTTATCGGGGAGTCTAATATTATCAACGGTACCATGATTGAAGACTACCTCGTTTCTTTTAATGGTAAAACGTTTGAATCGGTCGATGGTGGTATGCGTCCCAACGAGGCTGTTGAAGTGGTTATCCGTCCTGAAGATCTTCAAATTACTTTGCCAGAAGAAGGAAAATTACAAGTTAAAGTTGATACCCAATTATTCCGAGGGGTTCACTACGAAATTATCGCCTATGATGATTTGGGTAATGAGTGGATGATTCATTCTACCTGCAAAGCTATCGAGGGAGAAGTTATCGGACTAGACTTTACCCCTGAAGATATTCATATCATGCGTCTTAATGAGACTGAGGAAGAATTCGATGCGCGTATTGAAGAATATGTGGAAATGGACGAACCAGAAGATGGATTGATTAATGCTATTGAGGAGGAGCGTAATGAAGAAAACCTCTAG
- a CDS encoding AI-2E family transporter produces the protein MKFEKKHILYLVVTFILCYAILANWENGTDIVRTIYKTSLPFLYGAAGAYIVNIVMSAYEKAYVYAFKGSHLVLKLKRGICMLLAYLTFFILITWIISIVIPDLIASISALTKFDTPSIKEVVNQLEHNKLLARVIKYIGGDAKLTQTITSYSQQLLKQFIGVLTNILTSVTVIASAIINLFISFVFSLYVLANKESLCRQGNTLVDTYTGKYAQSIHYLVDLLHHRFHGFFVSQTLEAMILGTLTTTGMFLLQLPFAGTIGVLVAFTALIPVVGASIGAAIGFVLIMTQSMSQAIVFIVFLIILQQIEGNFIYPRVVGGSIGLPAMWVLMAITIGASLRGIVGMIIAVPLAATLYQVIKDNIQRKQAIQKKQVS, from the coding sequence ATGAAATTTGAAAAAAAACATATCCTCTATCTTGTTGTGACATTTATTCTTTGTTATGCTATTTTAGCCAACTGGGAAAATGGAACTGATATTGTAAGGACTATTTATAAAACAAGCCTCCCCTTTCTCTATGGAGCAGCAGGAGCTTATATTGTTAATATTGTCATGAGTGCTTATGAAAAAGCATATGTCTACGCTTTTAAAGGAAGTCACCTCGTTTTAAAACTTAAGCGAGGCATCTGTATGTTGCTAGCTTATCTGACCTTTTTTATTTTAATCACTTGGATTATCTCAATTGTCATCCCAGATTTAATTGCTAGTATTAGCGCCTTAACAAAATTTGATACACCATCTATTAAAGAAGTGGTTAATCAGTTAGAACATAATAAATTATTAGCGCGTGTCATCAAATATATTGGTGGTGATGCCAAACTGACACAAACCATTACGAGTTATAGTCAACAATTATTAAAACAATTTATCGGAGTCCTAACGAATATCTTGACGTCAGTGACTGTTATCGCATCTGCGATTATCAACCTTTTCATCAGTTTTGTCTTTTCACTCTATGTCCTGGCCAACAAAGAGAGTCTTTGTCGTCAAGGAAATACTTTGGTGGATACTTATACTGGTAAATATGCTCAGAGTATTCATTATCTAGTTGATTTATTACATCATCGTTTTCATGGTTTCTTTGTCAGCCAGACCTTGGAAGCTATGATTTTAGGGACTCTCACAACGACGGGAATGTTTTTACTACAATTACCATTTGCCGGAACTATTGGGGTATTAGTGGCCTTCACTGCATTAATTCCAGTTGTCGGAGCTTCTATTGGTGCAGCAATTGGTTTTGTTTTAATTATGACCCAATCCATGTCACAAGCGATTGTGTTTATTGTGTTTTTAATTATTTTACAACAAATTGAAGGAAATTTTATCTATCCAAGAGTGGTGGGAGGTTCCATTGGTCTGCCAGCAATGTGGGTGTTAATGGCCATTACTATTGGAGCTTCCTTAAGAGGAATAGTTGGGATGATTATCGCCGTTCCTTTAGCAGCAACTCTCTATCAAGTCATTAAGGATAACATCCAAAGAAAACAAGCCATTCAAAAAAAACAGGTTTCTTAA
- a CDS encoding DUF4649 family protein produces MIDISYLNNKQEERISYAGYDDYKQAQLACQIAIADYFPVTKVMIDGQQLDDTGQFGNLYFFLEQQGLH; encoded by the coding sequence ATGATTGACATTAGCTATTTAAACAACAAACAGGAAGAGCGGATTTCCTATGCTGGTTATGATGACTATAAACAGGCGCAATTAGCTTGTCAAATTGCTATTGCAGATTATTTCCCTGTTACCAAGGTAATGATAGATGGCCAGCAACTAGATGATACGGGACAGTTTGGAAACCTCTACTTTTTCCTTGAGCAACAAGGCCTTCACTAA
- the radC gene encoding RadC family protein, with amino-acid sequence MYSIKCDDIKLMPRERLMRMGAEALSNQELLAILLRTGNKEKHVLELSSYLLSHLESLADFKKLSLQELQTLAGIGKVKAIEIKAMIELAARIQATEQTMSEKILSSVQIAEKMMAVLGDKKQEHLVVLYLDSQNRVIEEKTIFIGTVRRSIAEPREILYYACKNMATSLIVVHNHPSGSIDPSPNDYAFTEKIKRSCEDIGIICLDHIIVSYQSYYSFREKSSLF; translated from the coding sequence ATGTATTCGATCAAATGCGATGATATAAAGCTGATGCCAAGAGAACGGTTGATGCGCATGGGGGCCGAAGCCTTAAGCAACCAAGAATTATTAGCCATTTTATTAAGGACAGGAAATAAAGAAAAACACGTTTTGGAATTATCTTCTTACCTGTTGTCACATCTAGAAAGCTTAGCAGATTTTAAAAAGCTGTCCCTGCAAGAATTACAAACCTTAGCGGGAATCGGTAAAGTGAAAGCAATTGAAATCAAAGCAATGATTGAATTGGCTGCTAGGATTCAAGCAACTGAGCAAACGATGTCTGAGAAAATTCTTTCAAGTGTTCAGATTGCAGAGAAGATGATGGCTGTTTTAGGCGATAAAAAGCAGGAGCATTTAGTGGTTCTGTATTTAGATAGTCAAAATCGCGTGATTGAAGAGAAAACGATTTTTATAGGGACAGTCAGACGTTCGATCGCAGAACCTAGAGAAATTTTATATTACGCTTGTAAAAATATGGCAACAAGCCTTATTGTGGTTCACAATCATCCATCAGGAAGTATTGACCCGAGTCCTAATGATTACGCTTTTACTGAAAAAATAAAACGATCATGTGAAGACATAGGCATCATTTGCCTGGATCACATCATCGTCAGTTATCAATCTTATTATAGTTTCCGAGAAAAATCATCTCTTTTCTAG
- a CDS encoding SGNH/GDSL hydrolase family protein: MLEIVSEELRRYQEKKLADYHDKNKSTKKGGIVFAGDSLIEFFPLKKALGTAFPFINRGIAGIDSQWLVTHYDDHITDLEPEKVFLLIGCNDIGLGFDKNHIVSTIVELINQIRSHSIYSQIYLLSLLPVSQNPAYQTTVKVRTNAVIDSINHELSMIPSVEFIDVNTCLKDAQGGLADSYTLDGLHLNFQAYAIMAQVIKDYL; encoded by the coding sequence ATGTTAGAAATTGTTTCAGAAGAATTACGACGCTATCAAGAAAAGAAGCTAGCAGATTACCATGATAAAAATAAGAGTACTAAAAAAGGGGGCATTGTTTTTGCTGGAGATTCATTGATTGAGTTTTTCCCCTTAAAAAAAGCCTTAGGAACAGCCTTTCCTTTTATTAATCGAGGTATTGCAGGAATTGATAGCCAGTGGTTAGTGACGCATTATGATGATCATATTACTGATTTAGAACCAGAAAAAGTATTTTTATTAATTGGTTGTAATGACATTGGTCTAGGATTTGACAAGAATCATATTGTTTCAACTATTGTAGAATTGATTAACCAGATTCGAAGCCATTCCATCTATAGTCAGATTTACCTTCTGTCATTATTACCGGTGTCACAGAATCCAGCATACCAGACGACGGTTAAAGTTAGGACAAATGCTGTTATTGATAGCATTAATCACGAATTATCCATGATTCCTTCTGTAGAATTTATTGACGTCAATACTTGTCTTAAAGATGCACAAGGTGGACTAGCAGATAGCTATACCTTAGATGGTCTACACCTTAATTTTCAGGCCTATGCTATAATGGCACAAGTCATTAAGGACTACTTATAA
- a CDS encoding ABC transporter permease, whose amino-acid sequence MKKTSSLFSIPYFLWILFFVVAPVTLLFYKSFFNIEGHVTLANYETFFSSWTYLRMSVNSILYAGIITLVTLLISYPTALFLTRLKHKQLWLMLIILPTWVNLLLKAYAFMGIFGQQGGINSFLTFMGMGPQQILFTDFSFIFVASYIELPFMILPIFNALDDIDHNVINASRDLGANEFQAFSKVIFPLSLNGVRAGVQSVFIPSLSLFMLTRLIGGNRVITLGTAIEQHFLTTQNWGMGSTIGVVLILTMVAIMWLTKEKSK is encoded by the coding sequence ATGAAGAAAACCTCTAGCCTTTTTTCGATTCCTTACTTCTTATGGATTCTCTTCTTTGTTGTTGCTCCAGTTACTCTCCTATTTTATAAGTCCTTTTTTAACATTGAAGGGCATGTGACTTTAGCCAATTACGAAACATTTTTTAGCTCTTGGACCTATTTGAGAATGAGTGTGAATTCCATTCTATATGCTGGTATTATCACACTTGTCACGCTCTTAATTTCATATCCTACGGCACTCTTTTTAACGCGCCTAAAGCACAAGCAGTTGTGGCTTATGCTCATTATCTTGCCAACATGGGTAAATTTATTGCTAAAGGCCTACGCTTTTATGGGGATTTTTGGTCAACAAGGAGGAATTAATAGCTTTTTAACCTTTATGGGAATGGGGCCGCAGCAAATCCTGTTCACGGATTTCTCATTTATTTTTGTAGCCTCTTACATTGAACTTCCTTTTATGATTTTACCGATTTTTAATGCTTTGGATGATATTGACCATAATGTCATCAATGCCAGTCGTGATCTAGGAGCCAATGAGTTTCAAGCTTTTTCAAAGGTTATCTTCCCTCTTTCTTTGAATGGAGTTAGAGCAGGTGTCCAGTCAGTTTTTATTCCAAGTTTGAGTCTCTTTATGTTAACCCGTTTGATTGGTGGGAACCGTGTGATTACGCTTGGAACAGCTATCGAACAACATTTTTTGACAACCCAAAACTGGGGAATGGGATCAACCATAGGTGTGGTGTTAATCTTAACCATGGTTGCTATTATGTGGCTAACAAAGGAGAAAAGTAAATGA
- a CDS encoding DUF1831 domain-containing protein yields MAFEKEITLKDCKYRYQISPTVKKYALKDTTFTQTKVGHYQLIRLLEKVPNSGEGFPLKITINKELDSFKLAITDQSGLRLVNIFKSEGNKILQDKFYFLMDSLVERDIFSKTKV; encoded by the coding sequence ATGGCATTTGAAAAAGAAATTACTTTAAAAGACTGTAAATATCGTTACCAAATCAGTCCAACTGTCAAAAAATACGCTTTGAAAGACACTACTTTTACACAAACCAAGGTGGGGCATTATCAATTAATCCGCTTGTTAGAAAAAGTTCCTAATTCAGGAGAAGGTTTTCCTTTAAAAATTACGATAAATAAAGAACTCGATAGCTTTAAACTTGCTATTACCGATCAGTCTGGTCTTAGGTTAGTTAATATTTTCAAATCTGAAGGCAATAAAATTCTTCAAGACAAGTTTTATTTCCTTATGGATAGCCTTGTCGAACGTGATATTTTTAGTAAAACAAAAGTCTAA
- a CDS encoding redox-sensing transcriptional repressor Rex, giving the protein MVIDKSIPKATAKRLSLYYRIFKRFHADQVEKASSKQIADAMGIDSATVRRDFSYFGELGRRGFGYDVTKLMNFFADLLNDHSTTNVILVGCGNIGRALLHYRFHDRNKMQIAMGFDTDDNPLVGTKTTDGIPIYGISTIKDQLDNTDIETAILTVPSIYAQEVSEQLIEAGIKGILSFAPVHLQVPKGVIVQSVDLTSELQTLLYFMNQNHLG; this is encoded by the coding sequence GTGGTTATTGATAAATCTATTCCAAAAGCGACCGCAAAACGCTTATCACTCTATTACCGCATTTTCAAACGTTTTCATGCTGATCAGGTTGAAAAAGCTAGCTCTAAACAAATTGCAGATGCTATGGGCATTGATTCGGCAACTGTTCGTCGAGATTTTTCTTATTTTGGAGAATTAGGACGTCGTGGCTTTGGCTATGATGTCACCAAATTAATGAATTTCTTTGCTGATTTACTTAACGATCATTCTACTACTAACGTGATTTTAGTTGGATGTGGTAACATTGGTCGCGCACTTTTACACTACCGTTTCCATGACCGTAATAAAATGCAGATTGCAATGGGATTTGATACTGATGATAATCCTCTTGTAGGGACCAAGACCACTGATGGTATTCCAATTTATGGGATTTCAACCATCAAAGACCAACTTGACAATACTGATATTGAAACGGCTATCTTAACTGTGCCAAGTATCTATGCTCAAGAAGTATCCGAACAACTCATTGAAGCTGGTATTAAAGGGATTCTAAGTTTCGCTCCTGTCCATTTACAGGTTCCAAAAGGTGTGATTGTCCAATCCGTGGATTTAACTAGCGAATTGCAAACCCTTCTCTATTTTATGAATCAAAACCATCTTGGCTAA
- a CDS encoding gamma-glutamyl-gamma-aminobutyrate hydrolase family protein, which yields MSKPIIGISTNQRLNIALDNLPWSYAPTGFVQAVTDVGGLPLLLPIGDESAAKVYVAMVDKIILIGGQNVDPKYYQEEKAAFDNDFSPERDYFELAIIKEAITHKKPILGVCRGTQLMNVALGGSLNQNIPSHWQDAPSDFLSHEMIVDEDSILYPIYGKKTVINSFHHQSLKKVADDLKVIARDPRDGTIEAVVSTNEAIPFLGVQWHPELLQDVRKEDLQLFDLFVNDF from the coding sequence ATGTCCAAACCCATCATTGGAATAAGTACAAATCAGAGATTAAATATCGCTCTAGATAATCTGCCCTGGTCATATGCGCCTACTGGTTTTGTCCAGGCAGTTACTGATGTAGGTGGCTTACCTCTTCTATTACCAATTGGTGATGAGTCAGCTGCTAAGGTGTATGTGGCCATGGTCGATAAAATAATTTTAATTGGGGGACAAAATGTAGACCCTAAATATTATCAAGAAGAAAAAGCTGCCTTTGATAATGATTTCTCACCCGAACGAGATTACTTTGAACTAGCCATCATTAAAGAAGCTATAACCCATAAAAAACCTATTTTAGGCGTCTGTCGTGGGACTCAATTAATGAACGTTGCCTTAGGTGGCAGTTTAAACCAGAATATTCCTTCCCATTGGCAAGATGCTCCTTCTGATTTTCTATCGCATGAAATGATTGTGGATGAAGATTCCATTTTATATCCTATATATGGTAAGAAAACTGTCATTAATTCTTTTCATCATCAAAGTCTAAAAAAGGTCGCTGATGATTTAAAAGTTATTGCAAGAGACCCTCGTGATGGAACGATTGAAGCTGTTGTTTCTACTAACGAGGCGATTCCTTTTTTGGGTGTTCAATGGCATCCTGAGTTGCTTCAAGATGTCCGCAAGGAAGATTTGCAACTCTTTGATTTATTTGTCAATGACTTTTAA
- a CDS encoding ABC transporter permease has protein sequence MKKFANLYLASVFILLYVPIFYLIFYSFNKGGDMNGFTGVTFEHYQTMFEDSRLMGILLQTFVLAFTSALLATIIGTFGAIFIHQIKRKYQNAILSANNVLMVSPDVMIGASFLILFTSLKFQLGMSSVLLSHVAFSIPIVVLMVLPRLKEMNQDMVNAAYDLGANYFQMLREVMLPYLTPGIIAGYFMAFTYSLDDFAVTFFLTGNGFTTLSVEIYSRARQGISLDINALSTIVFFFSILLVIGYYYISQDKEKKHA, from the coding sequence ATGAAAAAATTTGCCAATCTTTATTTAGCAAGTGTCTTTATTTTGCTCTATGTTCCCATTTTTTATTTGATTTTCTATTCTTTCAATAAGGGAGGGGACATGAATGGTTTCACAGGAGTGACATTTGAGCATTACCAAACCATGTTTGAAGATAGTCGCCTGATGGGGATTCTATTACAAACCTTTGTTCTTGCTTTTACTAGTGCCTTACTGGCAACGATTATTGGGACCTTTGGAGCTATCTTTATTCATCAGATCAAACGTAAATACCAAAATGCGATATTATCTGCCAACAATGTTTTGATGGTGTCACCAGATGTTATGATTGGTGCTTCCTTTTTGATTCTTTTCACTTCGTTGAAATTTCAATTGGGAATGTCTTCTGTTCTATTGAGTCATGTTGCTTTCTCTATTCCTATTGTGGTTTTAATGGTGTTGCCGCGTTTGAAAGAGATGAATCAAGACATGGTCAATGCAGCTTATGATTTGGGAGCTAATTATTTCCAAATGCTCAGAGAAGTTATGCTTCCCTATTTGACACCTGGTATTATTGCAGGTTATTTTATGGCCTTTACCTATTCTTTGGATGATTTTGCAGTGACCTTCTTTTTAACTGGAAATGGTTTTACCACTCTATCGGTTGAAATTTATTCACGGGCTCGTCAGGGAATTTCCTTGGATATCAATGCTTTGTCAACCATCGTTTTCTTTTTCTCCATCCTCTTAGTGATCGGTTATTATTATATTTCACAAGATAAGGAGAAAAAGCATGCGTAA